The segment TCTTTTCAGTGCGTACGATCGACGACGTAGCGGGCGAGCGCGTCCAGCTCGACGGAGCGGATGCCGCCGGCGTGGAGGGCGGAGATGGCATCGGCGACGCACGACTCGGCGAGGGCGCGCGCGCCGTCGAGGCCGAACAGGGACGGGTAGGTGGCCTTGCCGGCGGACTCGTCCTTCCCCGCCGTCTTCCCCAGCGCCGCGGCGTCGCCGGTGACGTCCAGCACGTCGTCGACGATCTGGAAGGCGAGGCCGAGATGGCGGCCGTACGCGGAGAGGGCGGCCAGCGCGCCATCCTCCGCACCCGCGGCGAGTCCACCGAGCCGCAGCGAAGCGGCCAGCAGCGCGCCCGTCTTGCGGCGATGGATGTCTTCCAGCGCGGCCGCGTCGAGCTCACGCTCCTCGCCGGCCAGGTCCATCAGCTGACCGCCGACCATCCCCTCGGCGCCGCCGGCGCGGCAGAGCTCTATGGCGAGCGCGCGCCGCGTTTCTACGTCCAGCGCAAGCGCGTTTGCGGCGGCGTCGAGCACGCGAACGGCGGCGGGGATGAGCGCGGCGCCCGCGAGCATCGCCCGGGCGTTGCCGTAGACGGTGTGCACCGTGGGGCGGCCGCGGCGGAGCGCATCGTCGTCCATGCAGGGGAGGTCGTCGTGCACCAGCGAGTAGGTGTGCACGATCTCCACCGCCGCGGCCAGGCGGTAGACGGCCTCGGGCGCGTCGCCGCCGCGGACGGCGCGCCAGGCGGCGGCGCAGAGCACGGGGCGGATGCGCTTCCCCGGCGTGGCCAGCGCGTAGCGCATCGGCTCGCGCAGGGGGGCGGGCGCGGCGGCGACGGCATCTTCCGCCACCGCCGCCAGCGCGGCGTTCACGCGCGCGCGCTCGCGGGCGAGGAACGCGTCGGTGTCGAATCCCGCCGCGGCAGGCGCCTCCCGCACGCTCACAGCGGGTCGGGGAAGTCGTCCATGCGGATGCCGCCGCCCGCCTGCTCCAGCAGCTGGCGCACGCGCGAGTCCGCGCCGGCCAGCACCGTCTCGGCGAAGCGCAGCAGGCGCACGCCCTCCTCGAAGAGCGCGAGCGACTCGTCGAGCTCCATCCCGTCGCTCTCCAGCGCCTCCGCGATCTCCTCCAGCCGGGCGAGCGCGGCCTCGAAGGTCCACTCCGGCTCGGTCGGTACGTGGTCCGTCATCATCCCCTCTCTCCATCCACCCGGCAGGGCACCACGCCGTCGGCCACGCGCAGGTCGAACGGCGCGCCCGCGCTGAAATCTCCCACGCCGCGCAGCACGCGCCCGTCGCCGCCGAGCGGGACGGCGTAGCCGCGCGCCAGCACGTTCAGCGGCGAGAGCGCCTGCAGCCGCGCGGCGGTGGACGACAGCGCGTCGCGGCGGCCGCGGAGGGCGCGCTCGGCGGCCGTCTGCAGGTCGAGCCGCGCGTTGAACACCGCCTCGCGCCCGTCGGCGATGCGGTCGCGCGTGCAGCTGGAGATCCGATTGCGCAGGTCGTCGAGCTCGCGGCGGACGCGCGCGCCGTCGGGCACCGCCGCCTCGGCCGCGGCGGAGGGCGTGGGCGCGCGGAGATCGGCGACGAGGTCGGCGATGGTGAAGTCCGTCTCGTGTCCCACGGCGGAGATCACGGGGACGGGGGATTCGGCGATGGCGCGGGCCACGGCCTCTTCGTTGAACGCCCACAGGTCCTCGATCGATCCCCCGCCGCGGCCGACGATCAGCACGTCGGCGCATCCCGCGCGCGCCATCAACCGCACCGCGCGCGCGATCTCGTCCGCCGCGCCCTCGCCCTGCACGCGCGCGGAGGCCAGGACGATGCGCGTCCACGGGGCACGGCGGCGGATCACCGTGACGATGTCGCGCAACGCCGCGCCGGCGGACGAGGTCACCACGCCCACGCACGCCGGGTGCGCGGGGATGGGGCGCTTGCGCGTGGGGGCGGTCAGCCCCTCGGCGTCGAGGGTGGCGCGCAGGCGGTCGAAGGCGAGCTTGTAGAGCCCCTCACCCTTGGCCTCGAGCTCGGCGCAGACCAGCTGGAACTCGCCGCGCTGCTCGTAGAGCGTGAGGCGGCCGAGCGCGCGGACCTGCATCCCCTCGCTGGGCGCGGTGGGAAGGCGCCGCGCCTCGTCGCGCCACATCACGCAGCGCAGCTGGGCGTCGGCGTCGCGCAGGGAGAAGTAGCAGTGCCCGGAGCGCGCCTTCGTGAAGTTGGCGACTTCCCCGTGCACCCAGAGCGGGGGGAAGACGCCCTCGATCAGCTCGCGCGCGGCCGCGTTCACCTCGCCCACGCGCATCCCCTCGGCGGGGACTCGGATGGCCGAGCGGCCGCCCGATTCCACCTCGCGCGCGGCGACGGCGCGCGCGACGTCCTCGTTGCGCGCCTCGTTCAGCGTGTCGCGGGCGGGCGGCTTCGGTGCGCGCGCGGCGGAAGGCGCGAGCTCGTCCTCGAAGGGCGGCTCGTCCTTCTTCTCACGCTCGCGGCGGTCGAACTCGGCCGAGGTGAAGAGGTCCCACATGCGATGATCGGTTCTGCCAGGAAACGAAGTTCGGTGCGGCGCGCGGCGCGGAGGCCCTCTCCCCCCGGCCCCCTCCCCCAAAACAGCCTGGGGGAGGGGGAGACCTCAGCGCGGGGAGGAGCTACGGAGCCGGTTGGGACGCATCTTCCCGCCGCGGCTGGCCCCCTCCCCCGGCCCCTCCCCCGCTGCGCAAGGGAGGGGAGAACTCAGCGCAGGTACTGATTATTGCCCACCTCGCTGGGCACTGGGCACTGGGCACTGGGCACTGGGCACTGGGCACTGGGCACTCAGCACTTCCGCTCATACCCCTCAAACCGGCGATCGCCGCCGCTCGCCCTTGGTTTTCGCGTGGTGGGCGCGCATTGCGGCCTCGATGGTGTTGTTGAGCAGCATGGCGATGGTCATCGGGCCCATGCCGCCGGGGACGGGGGTGATCCACCCCGCAATCTCCTTCACCGCGTCGAAGTCCACGTCGCCGCGGATCACGTAGCCCTTCGCGTGGCCGGCGTCGGGGACGCGCGTGGTGCCGACGTCGAAGACCGCGGCTCCGGGCTTCACCATGTCGGCGGTGATCAGGCCGGGCTTGCCAACGGCGACGACCAGGATGTCGGCCATGCGCGTGTGCCGCGCCAGGTCCACCGTGTGGCGGTGCGTGAGTGTCACGGTCGCGTTCGGGCCGGGCGCCATCAGCAGCGACGCCAGCGGCTTGGAGACGATCAGGCTGCGGCCGACGATCACCGCGTGCCTGCCGTGGGTCTCGATGCGTTCGTGGCGCAGCAGCTCCATGATTCCCGCCGGCGTGGCGGGGACGAAGCCGCGCGGGTCGCCCACGAAGGCGCGGCCCACGTTCAGCGGGTGGAACCCGTCCACGTCCTTGGACGGGTGCACCCGCTCCAGCACCGCCTTGGGGTGGATGTGCGACGGGAGCGGGAGCTGGACGAGGATGCCGTGGATCTCGGGATCGGCGTTCAGCCCGTCGATGCAGCCGAACAGCTCGTCCTGCGTCACGGTCTCGGCGAGCTGGATCAGCCGGTCGTGCATCCCCGCCTCGTGGCACGCGCGCGTCTTGGAGCGCACGTAAACCTCGCTTGCCGGGTCGCTGCCCACGAGGACCACGGCCAGCCCGGGCACCGTCCCCTCGCGTGCCAGCTGGGCCGTCTCTTCCGCCACCTGCGCGCGGATCTCGCGGCCACACGCCGCGCCATCGATGATCTTGGCAGCCACGTCAGTGCTTCTTCCCGAAACGTTCCAGCAGCACGCGCTCCAGACCCACGGAGATGCGCTCGATCGACTTCGCCAGCCCCGTGGCGGGGTCGATCTCCACCACGGCGCCCTGGAGATGGAGATCCTCGTCCGCGGGCTGCATCCGCTCGCCGCGCGTCTGGGTGAGCTGGCGCTCCAGCGAGATCTCCCACTTCATCCCGATGATCCCGCCCAGCCCGCCGGTGATCCCCAGGTCGGTGATGAACGCCGTGCCCTTAGGCAGCCGCCGCTCGTCGGCCGTCTGCACGTGCGTGTGCGTCCCCACCACCGCGGCCACGCGCCCGTCGAGGTAGCGCGCGAACGCCTGCTTCTCGCTCGTGGCCTCGGCGTGGAAGTCGACCACGACGGCGTCCGGCGGCTGCTCCTGCGCGCGCAGCTCCTTCAGCATGGCGTCGGCCTCGCGGAAGGGGTCGTCGATGGGCGTCATGAAGGTGCGCCCCTGCAGGTTCATCACCGCCAGCCGGTGTTTGCCGACAGGGACCACGACGGAGCCGTGCCCCGGGTTCGGCGACGGGTAGTTGGCGGGGCGGAGGAGCCGCGGCTCGGCGTCGAGCACGGGAAGAATCTCCTTCTTGTCCCACACGTGGTTGCCGGTGGTGATGACGTCCACGCCGAGCTCGAAGAACTCCTTGACGATGTCGGGGGTGATGCCGAAGCCGCCCGCCGAGTTCTCGCCGTTGACGATGACGGCGTCGGCGCGGGCGTCGGCGCGCACCAGGCGCAGGAGCAGCCCCAGCACGCGGCGCCCCGGCGAGCCGATGACGTCGGCCACGAACAGCACCCTCACGGGCGCACCATCCCACCGCCCGGACGTCTCGAGCGCATCACCCCTCCGCCGCCGTGGACGCGAAAGGGCGACGCACGCGCCGCCCCGTTTTCATCGCCGCACAATATAGCCAACCATCCCCGATCCCGCCGCCCCTCACCCGCCGAGCGGTGCCGCTGCTCCGCGTCTTCGCATCGCGCCGAATCTGCGCGGCACTCGGCCATCTCCAAAGAAAAAGAAGGTCTCACGCAGAGTTAGCAGAGTCAGCAGCGAACAACAGCTGAAAAACTGCTGACTCTGCTAACTCTGCGTGAGACTCAAAGATCCTATCCCCAAGACGAAAATGGGGCGAAGCATGATCGCTTCGCCCCGCTTCTCTATCTTCAACACCCGCGACGTTACCGCGCGAAATCCACCGCGCGGGTCTCGCGGATCACCACCACCTTGATCTGCCCGGGGTACTGCAGCTCGCTCTCGATGCGGCGCGCCGTCTCCTCGGAGAGGCGGGCCATCTCCTCGTCGCTGATCTGGTCGGGGATCACCATCATCCGCAGCTCGCGGCCGGCCTGGATGGCGAAGGAGCGCTCCACGCCGGGGTACGAGTTGGCGATCTCCTCCAGCTTCTCCAGCCGGCGGACGTACGTCTCGAACATTTCCCGCCGCGCGCCGGGGCGCGATCCGCTGATGGCGTCGGCCGCGGTGACCAGGAACGACTCGGGGAAGAGGTGCGGCTCCTCGTCGTGGTGCGCCTTGATGGCGTTCAGCACCTGCGGCGGCTCGCCGTACTTCTTGGCCAGGTTCCACCCCAGCTCCACGTGCGTCCCCTCGTGCTCGTGGGTCATCCCCTTGCCCACGTCGTGCAGCAGCCCCATGCGCTTGGCGAGGGTGGCGTCGAAGCCCATCTCCGCCGCCATGTTGCCGGCGAGGATGGCCACCTCCTTGGCGTGCATCAGCTGGTTCTGTCCGTAGCTGGTGCGGAACTTCAGGCGGCCCAGCACCTTCACCACCTCGGGGTGCACGCCGTGGATCCCCAGCTCGTACAGGATCTGCTCGGCCGCCTCGCGCATGGAGTTCTCCACCTCCTTGCGGCTCTTGGCGACCACGTCCTCGATGCGCCCGGGGTGGATGCGCCCGTCGCCCACCAGCTTCTCCAGCGCCAGGCGCGCGGTCTCGCGGCGGATGGGGTCGAAGCCGGAGAGGACCACGGCCTCGGGGGTGTCGTCGATGATCACGTCGATCCCCGTGGCCTGCTCGAAGGCGCGGATGTTCCGCCCCTCGCGGCCGATGATGCGCCCCTTCATCTCGTCGGACGGGAGGGCGACGACGGAGACGGTGGTCTCGGCGGTGTGGTCGGCGGCAATGCGCTGGATGGCCAGGGAGATGATCTTCTTGGCCTCGCGCTCGGCGTCGCGGCGCGCCTCTTCCTTGATCTCGCGGATCCGCTGCCCGGCCTCGGCGCGCGCGGCCTCTTCCATGTCGTGGATGAGCTGCCGCCGCGCCTCGTCGGCGCTGAGCCCGGCGAGCGACTCGAGGCGGTGCTGCACCTCGGCGAAGCGCTGGCCGAGCTCCTGCTCGCGCGCTTCGGCGCCCTTCTCGCGGCGCAGCAGCGCCTGGCCGCGCTGCTCCAACTGCTCGCCCTTCTCGTCGAGGAGGTGGAACTTGCGGTCGAGCGACTCCTCGCGCTCCTGGAGGCGTCGCTCCACGCGCTCGATGTCGTCGCGGCGGCGGCTTTCCTCGCGCTCCCACTCCTCGCGGGCGCGGATGGCCTCCTCGCGGCCCTTGAGCACTTCGGCCTTGCGCAGGCGGTCGGCCTCTTCCTGCGCCCCCCCGCGGATGCGCGCCGCCTCGTCCTCGGCGGTCGCGCGGGCCTTCTTCAGGCGCGCCTCGACCGCCGCGCGGCCCGCGACAAAGCCGGCGAGCGCGGCCACGAGGGCCACGACGACGGCAATCAGGATCGTGTTCATTGTCGGATTTATGTCGGCGCGGATCCCCTGGGGAGGCCCGCGTCGGGGCCAAAACAAAGCGGTGGCAGGCCAACCTCACTGCCACCGCACTGTGTGCGCCTGAGCGCGCGCGGCGGAAGGCCGCAACGAGAAAAGATATCTCCGAACGCGCGTTCGACGCAACCCCGGTACGGGCGTGTTGCGCCAGAACTTCGACCCGTCCACGCCGTGATCCGCACGACGCCGCGCCGCCGGGCCCTCACCCGAAGAAAGGCGATCCAGACTGCCGGATCGCCTTTCTTCGACCTCTCCCCAAACAGCCTGGGAGAGGTAAACCGCAACAGAAACTGCGCGCGCCGATCACTCCGGCGGCGGCAGCATCAGCTCCGGCTCGCCGTCGAAATCTCCGCGCGGGGCGTCGTCCTCGATCGGCGGCGGCGGCATCTCCGACCACGCGGGCGGCGCGTCGGGCGATGATGCGGACGTACCCGCCGGACTCGCATCTCCCGAAGTCTCCGTCATCCATGTAGGAGATTGGGACGCTGCGGGGCGGCGGACGGGGCGCTTCTCGGCGGCGGCAGCCTCGGCGGCTTCGAGGAGGTCGGCCAGCTCGCCGGTGTGGCGGGTGGCCTCTTCGCGGAGATGGCGGATCTCCTCGCGCGCGCGGAAGAGCTCGTCGGTGATGGAGAGGGCGGCCAGCGTGGCGGCGCGGAACGGCTCCAGCGTCTGGAAGCCGGGGAGCGCGCGGATGGTGCCGTCGACGTGCGCGGCCACGGCGCGCGTGTACTCGGGGGGCACGTCGCTGCGCAGGACGTGCTTCTCGCCCGCGATCTCCACCGCCACGGTGTGGCGCGGGGGCGGCGGGCGGCGCGGGGGGCGGCTCACCGGCGCTGCTCCAGCACGGCCAGGCGCGCCAGCAGACCGGTGATCCGCTTGCGCGCCTCGGCGGTGCGCGACACCAGCACCGCGTTCTCCGCCCGCAGCCGCCGCAGCTCGTCGCCCGCCTCGGCGGACGGGAGCGGGCCGAGCGTGGTCAGCTCCTCCAGCTCGCCGCGCAGGCGCACGACCTCGGCCTCGGCCTCGCGCGCGCGGCGCTGCCACCCCTCCAGCGCGGCGGCGGCGGCGCGGGCGGCGCGCTCCAGGCGCTCCCACCCGGGCGCGGGGTCGGGTCCTTCGTCGTCACCGGCGGCGTACACCGTGCCGCTCCTCCAGCGCCTTCAGCACGCGCTCCACGGACGCGTCGACCTCCCTGTCCGTCAGCGTGCGGTCGGGCGCGCGGTAGCCCAGGCGCCACGCAAGGCTCCTCGTCCCCTCGGGCAGCCCCTTCCCCTCGTACAGGTCGAACGGCGCGACGGACTCCAGCAGCGGCCCGGCGCCGCCGCGGATGGTCTCCTCCAGCTCCGCCGCGGTCACGGCGAAGGGGACCAGCAGCGCCAGGTCGCGCTCGCTTCCCGGGTGCGTGGGGATGGGCACGTAGCGCGCCGCCTTCGCGCCGGCCGCGGCGGGGAGCGCGGCCTCGACCACCAGCACCGGCGCGGCCCACGCGGGCGCGTCCACCGCGCCCTCCGGCGCCTGCCATCCCCACCCCACCGTCCCGTTCTCGCCCACGAGGTGGTAGCCGGGGACGCCGCCCACGTCGCCCGTCTCCACGCGGCCGCCGGGGTACTCGCCGGCCAGGTCTTCGAGCAGCGCCTTCAGGTCGTAGACGTCGAAGGTGCCGGGATCGCCGCTCCAGTGCGTGGGCGCGCGGCGGCCGCTGAACGCCGCGGCCACGCGCCGCTCCTCGCCCGGCGCGCCGCCGTTGGCGGGGGCGCGGAAGACGGTGCCGAGCTCGAACAGCCGCACGTCGCGCACGCCGTGCGCGAAGTTGTGCTCCACGCGCCGCAGCAGCGTCGACGCGAGGGACGTGCGCAGGAACGCATCCTCCTGCGACAGGGGATTGAGCACCCGCGCGGCGCCCGGCGTCTCGGGCGTGAACGGCAGCGTCACCCCCTCCAGGAATCCCCAGCGCACGAAGATCTCGCGCAGGCGGCGCTGCACGGCCACGGACGGGTCCTCGGGGACGGCGGAGGGGCGGAACGGGAGCAGCTCGTCGGCGAAGGTGCCGTAGCCGCGCCGCCGCGCGATCTCCTCGATCACGTCGATCTCCGTCCGCACGTCGTAGCGGTAGCCGGGGACGGTGACGCGCACCGGCTGCGACCGCTTGACCTCGAAGCCGAGCGGATCGAGGAGCCGGTCGATCTCCGCCGCGTCGATGGAGACGCCCAGGACGCGCGCCACCCGCTCCGGCCGCACGGCGATCACCGGCCGCTCGAACGGCCGCGGATCGACGTCGATCGCGGCGACCACCTTGCCGCCGGCGACGGCCAGGATCAGCTCGATCACGCGCACCAGCGCCTCGGGCTGGCCCTCGGGGTCCACGCCGCGCTCGAAGCGGTAGCTGGCGTCGGTGGAGAGGCCGAGCCGGCGCGCCGTCCTGCGCACCGTCTTCTGCTCGAAGAGCGCGCACTCGAGGAAGATGGCGCTCGTTCCATCCCCCACCTCGCTGTTCTCCCCACCCATCACCCCGGCGAGGGCCACCGCGCGATCGCCGTCGGCGATGACGAGGTCCGTCTCCTCCAGCGTCCGCTCCACGCCGTCGAGCGTCGTCAGCGTCTCGCCCGCCGTCGCGCGGCGGATGCGGATCTCGCCGCCCTTGATCTTCGCCAGGTCGAAGGCGTGCAGCGGCTGACCGAGCTCCTGCAGCACAAAGTTCGTCGCGTCGACCACGTTGTTGATCGGCCGCTGGCCGACGGCACGGAGCCGCGTCGCCAGCCACTCGGGCGAGGGGCCGACGGCGACGCCCTGGAGGATGGCGCCCATGTAGCGCGGGCACCCGTCGGGGTCGTCGATCTCCACGTGCAGGCCGGCGCACTCGCCCTCGCGGCGCGCGGAGGTGCAGGGGAGCTTGACCCTGGGCGCGCCGGGGAACCTGGGGAGGTCGATGCCGTCCACGCCGCCCGGCGCCAGCTCGCGCGCGATGCCGACGTGCGACAGCAGCTCGCCGCGGTTGGGGGTGACGTCGACCACCAGCCGGTAGTCGTCCAGCCCCAGCGCCTCGCGGAAGCGCTCGCCGGGGCGATGGCCGTCGCCCAGCGTCATCAGCCCGGAGTGATCGCGGCCGAGGCCGAGCTCGCGCGCGGAGCAGAGCATCCCCTGTGACTCCTCGCCGCGCAGCTTGGCTTTCCTGATCTCCATCCCCCCGGGGATCGTCGCGCCGACGGGGGCGAAGGGATAGAAGCCGCCCGCCTGCACGTTGGGCGCGCCGCAGACGACCTGCAGCGCGTCGCCCGTCCCCGCGTCGACGGTGGCGACGCGGAGGCGGTCGGCGTTGGGGTGCTGCCGCACGTCGGTGACGCGGGCGATCACCACGTCGCCGAGCTCGGCGCCGAGGTCCACGATCTCGTCGACGGGCGCGCCGAGCATGGCCAGCCGGTCCGCCACCTCGCGCGGCGTGCCGGTGATTCCCGGCGCGAGCGATTTCAGCCAGCGATACGAAACGTCCATTCGGAAGGAAGTGCCCAGTGCCAAGTGCCCAGTGCCCAGTAACAGAATCCGTGTCGTGCGCCGGCGCCTGCGCGTGGGCTGAACCCACTGGGCACTGGGCACTTGGAACTGGGCACTATCCGTTCACGCGAACTGCCCCAGGAACCGCATATCGTCCTCGTACAGCAGGCGGATGTCGGTCAGCCCGAAGCGCTGCATGGCGATGCGGCCGGGGCCCATCCCGAACGCGTAGCCCGTGTAGCGCTCGGGGTCGTAGCCGCACGCGGCGAAGACGTTGGGATGCACCATCCCGCTTCCCATGATCTCCATCCACCCGGTCTGCTTGCACGCCGGGCACCCGCCGCCGCCGCAGATCTGGCAGCGCACGTCCACCTCCGCCGACGGCTCGGTGAACGGGAAGA is part of the Longimicrobium sp. genome and harbors:
- a CDS encoding farnesyl diphosphate synthase, giving the protein MREAPAAAGFDTDAFLARERARVNAALAAVAEDAVAAAPAPLREPMRYALATPGKRIRPVLCAAAWRAVRGGDAPEAVYRLAAAVEIVHTYSLVHDDLPCMDDDALRRGRPTVHTVYGNARAMLAGAALIPAAVRVLDAAANALALDVETRRALAIELCRAGGAEGMVGGQLMDLAGEERELDAAALEDIHRRKTGALLAASLRLGGLAAGAEDGALAALSAYGRHLGLAFQIVDDVLDVTGDAAALGKTAGKDESAGKATYPSLFGLDGARALAESCVADAISALHAGGIRSVELDALARYVVDRTH
- the xseB gene encoding exodeoxyribonuclease VII small subunit, whose product is MTDHVPTEPEWTFEAALARLEEIAEALESDGMELDESLALFEEGVRLLRFAETVLAGADSRVRQLLEQAGGGIRMDDFPDPL
- the xseA gene encoding exodeoxyribonuclease VII large subunit, which gives rise to MWDLFTSAEFDRREREKKDEPPFEDELAPSAARAPKPPARDTLNEARNEDVARAVAAREVESGGRSAIRVPAEGMRVGEVNAAARELIEGVFPPLWVHGEVANFTKARSGHCYFSLRDADAQLRCVMWRDEARRLPTAPSEGMQVRALGRLTLYEQRGEFQLVCAELEAKGEGLYKLAFDRLRATLDAEGLTAPTRKRPIPAHPACVGVVTSSAGAALRDIVTVIRRRAPWTRIVLASARVQGEGAADEIARAVRLMARAGCADVLIVGRGGGSIEDLWAFNEEAVARAIAESPVPVISAVGHETDFTIADLVADLRAPTPSAAAEAAVPDGARVRRELDDLRNRISSCTRDRIADGREAVFNARLDLQTAAERALRGRRDALSSTAARLQALSPLNVLARGYAVPLGGDGRVLRGVGDFSAGAPFDLRVADGVVPCRVDGERG
- a CDS encoding tetrahydrofolate dehydrogenase/cyclohydrolase catalytic domain-containing protein, with product MAAKIIDGAACGREIRAQVAEETAQLAREGTVPGLAVVLVGSDPASEVYVRSKTRACHEAGMHDRLIQLAETVTQDELFGCIDGLNADPEIHGILVQLPLPSHIHPKAVLERVHPSKDVDGFHPLNVGRAFVGDPRGFVPATPAGIMELLRHERIETHGRHAVIVGRSLIVSKPLASLLMAPGPNATVTLTHRHTVDLARHTRMADILVVAVGKPGLITADMVKPGAAVFDVGTTRVPDAGHAKGYVIRGDVDFDAVKEIAGWITPVPGGMGPMTIAMLLNNTIEAAMRAHHAKTKGERRRSPV
- a CDS encoding TIGR00282 family metallophosphoesterase, which translates into the protein MRVLFVADVIGSPGRRVLGLLLRLVRADARADAVIVNGENSAGGFGITPDIVKEFFELGVDVITTGNHVWDKKEILPVLDAEPRLLRPANYPSPNPGHGSVVVPVGKHRLAVMNLQGRTFMTPIDDPFREADAMLKELRAQEQPPDAVVVDFHAEATSEKQAFARYLDGRVAAVVGTHTHVQTADERRLPKGTAFITDLGITGGLGGIIGMKWEISLERQLTQTRGERMQPADEDLHLQGAVVEIDPATGLAKSIERISVGLERVLLERFGKKH
- the rny gene encoding ribonuclease Y; translated protein: MNTILIAVVVALVAALAGFVAGRAAVEARLKKARATAEDEAARIRGGAQEEADRLRKAEVLKGREEAIRAREEWEREESRRRDDIERVERRLQEREESLDRKFHLLDEKGEQLEQRGQALLRREKGAEAREQELGQRFAEVQHRLESLAGLSADEARRQLIHDMEEAARAEAGQRIREIKEEARRDAEREAKKIISLAIQRIAADHTAETTVSVVALPSDEMKGRIIGREGRNIRAFEQATGIDVIIDDTPEAVVLSGFDPIRRETARLALEKLVGDGRIHPGRIEDVVAKSRKEVENSMREAAEQILYELGIHGVHPEVVKVLGRLKFRTSYGQNQLMHAKEVAILAGNMAAEMGFDATLAKRMGLLHDVGKGMTHEHEGTHVELGWNLAKKYGEPPQVLNAIKAHHDEEPHLFPESFLVTAADAISGSRPGARREMFETYVRRLEKLEEIANSYPGVERSFAIQAGRELRMMVIPDQISDEEMARLSEETARRIESELQYPGQIKVVVIRETRAVDFAR
- a CDS encoding cell division protein ZapA, with translation MSRPPRRPPPPRHTVAVEIAGEKHVLRSDVPPEYTRAVAAHVDGTIRALPGFQTLEPFRAATLAALSITDELFRAREEIRHLREEATRHTGELADLLEAAEAAAAEKRPVRRPAASQSPTWMTETSGDASPAGTSASSPDAPPAWSEMPPPPIEDDAPRGDFDGEPELMLPPPE
- the pheT gene encoding phenylalanine--tRNA ligase subunit beta, producing the protein MDVSYRWLKSLAPGITGTPREVADRLAMLGAPVDEIVDLGAELGDVVIARVTDVRQHPNADRLRVATVDAGTGDALQVVCGAPNVQAGGFYPFAPVGATIPGGMEIRKAKLRGEESQGMLCSARELGLGRDHSGLMTLGDGHRPGERFREALGLDDYRLVVDVTPNRGELLSHVGIARELAPGGVDGIDLPRFPGAPRVKLPCTSARREGECAGLHVEIDDPDGCPRYMGAILQGVAVGPSPEWLATRLRAVGQRPINNVVDATNFVLQELGQPLHAFDLAKIKGGEIRIRRATAGETLTTLDGVERTLEETDLVIADGDRAVALAGVMGGENSEVGDGTSAIFLECALFEQKTVRRTARRLGLSTDASYRFERGVDPEGQPEALVRVIELILAVAGGKVVAAIDVDPRPFERPVIAVRPERVARVLGVSIDAAEIDRLLDPLGFEVKRSQPVRVTVPGYRYDVRTEIDVIEEIARRRGYGTFADELLPFRPSAVPEDPSVAVQRRLREIFVRWGFLEGVTLPFTPETPGAARVLNPLSQEDAFLRTSLASTLLRRVEHNFAHGVRDVRLFELGTVFRAPANGGAPGEERRVAAAFSGRRAPTHWSGDPGTFDVYDLKALLEDLAGEYPGGRVETGDVGGVPGYHLVGENGTVGWGWQAPEGAVDAPAWAAPVLVVEAALPAAAGAKAARYVPIPTHPGSERDLALLVPFAVTAAELEETIRGGAGPLLESVAPFDLYEGKGLPEGTRSLAWRLGYRAPDRTLTDREVDASVERVLKALEERHGVRRR